The window CTGTTGAAGTAGACAGCATTACCTGCATCAGATAATCTGTTGATTTTTTTGATAATAATTTTCCGTCATAAAACTTTTTCAGAACATCAACTGCCGATTTTGTGGTGCTGTAATTTTCATATTGAACCTTCCAGTCTTTATGCATTGCCTCTTCATTATATTTGATCTGAAAACCCTTTACCCCTTTGGAATCCATGAATTTCTGTACAGGCTGGGTTCCTCCCAATAGCGTAAGAAGGATGTCACAGCCATTATTATCACTTTTGGCAACAGTATATTCAATTACTTCGCTTAACGGAACTTCAACATTTCCTCCCGGATACTTATCACGAAGCGGAGACCATGTATTTTCAAGTAAATTTGATTTATCCAGTTTAATTTTCTGATCCAGAGAAAGCTTTCCATGATCTACAGCATTCAGAACTGCAGCTGCAATATGGAATTTGAAGACACTTTGCATCGGAAGCTTTTTATCCGCATTTTTATGATAAGTAAAACCATTTTCAAAACCCAGAACAGAAACTCCCACTCTTGCTTTTTTGTTCTTAAGAATTGAATGTATTTTTTGTTCCAATAGTGAAGTCTGAGCAAATGTGAATGCAGAAATCAGAAGAAAAAGAAATGCTGTTTTTTTCATAATACCGAAAATTAAAAAGCTCTCCTTTGTTAACCAAAAGAGAGCTGCAATTTAAGATATTTATTACTATTTTACTTCAAAATAATTCAGATTGACCCCATCATTTTCAAAGAATATTCTGATGCTGTTTTCCCCTTTCTGAAGGCTGATATTTTTTACGGAAACCGTTTTCCAGTTCTCATTTCCTCCACTGGAAGCTAATGATACTGCAGCTAAAACTTTTCCTGAAGCCGTTTCAATTCTTATTTTTGAATCATTGGCGGCGGCATACCGGATGTCAAATGTATAATTTTTATCTCCTTTTGACTGAACAGTATACTGAAGCCATTCCCCGGATTCTGTTTTTCCCACATAATACTGATTGGTGATTTTATCATTACACTTATAAATATCTACACCATCATTTCTCATTTGCTGCCCGGAGTTCCACTCTGATCTTTTTGCCGGATCACTTACCCATAGATTAATGAAATCCTTGTCCAGATAAGCAGAACCCATTCTCCCCAAATCATATTCTGAAGCGAATATTCTTCCCGGAACCTGATGATTTTTAAATGGTTTTGTAGAAGCATCCTTTGTCTGTCTGAACATCGCATCAATAACATCTTTTTTGATTTCCGTATTGCTCAGTTTGTAGTGGTCAGCAATCTGCATTAAAGCTTTTTTTGCATATTCCTTAGAAGGTTTTTGACCTCCGTTTTTCCAGTAGTCCAATAGCTTTTCATATTCAGGTGTGATCTTGACATTGGTGATTCCGGCAATATTATCAATTTTCTTCATCGGCCAGAATGCATATCCTATACTATGTTGATCCAAAAGCTGAATAAGTTCAGTAAACCAGACATTAGAGTTTTCACCAGTTTCACCAAGCCAGATCGGAATATTATATTTCTCCCGAAGGTCCAGGGCAAATTTCAGTGTCTGGTCATCATTGTAATTCCAGTACTTATGAAAACTGAAAGCCATATTGTTGTCCCAGATGGCCGGCAGCCCGTTATAATTGTTTCCCCAGCCGTTTCCTTCAATAAAAATAATATGTTTTTTATCCACCTCCCTGATGGCAGCTGTGATATCCTTCTGGAGCTTCCAAAGCGGGGCATTAGACATTTCATCAGTACCGTTCGGATTTTTGCCTGTGAAATTGATATTAGGCTCATTAATCAGGTCGTAGCCTCCAATCCATGGACTGTCTTTATATCGTTCAGCCAGTTTTTTCCAAAGAGCTATGGTTTTTCTCTGATTCTCTTCATTGGCCCAAAGCGAAGGTTTGGACTTATCATTATCAGAAATATTCACATCATTTCCCTGACCGCCTGGAGCCGCGTGAAGATCAAGGATGAGGTAGATTTTATTATCAGTACACCATTGAAGCAGATCATCGGTCATTTTAAATCCTTCTTCCAGCCATGTATCTTTTCCTTTTACTGATTCTTTTTCAATCGGAAGCGTGTAAAGATTATAATGCATAGGAAGTCGTATCGAATTGAATCCTGATTTTGCCAGAAAATCAATATCCTGTCTGGTGATTCCGTTTTTCAGATAAGCTTTGTAAAACTCATTCATTCCGTCTTCACCAATTAACTCAGCAATTTTCTCCTTAATTTTATATTGAGGACCGGCAAAGTCAGCCGTTTTCAGCATATAACCTTCCTGAAGCATCCAGCCGCCCGGGCCAAGACCTCTCAATTGGATATTTTCACCTTTATCATTAACGATTTTTTGCCCGGAAGTCTTTAGTAATTGTGATGTCCCAAATTGAGACAATAAAACTGCGGATAATAGAATGGCTCTTTTCATAGTAGTTTCAATGGTTTAAAATAATAGGAGAATATTAGAAATTATAATGAACGATGACATCATAAAATGAAACTGTATTCAGATCATTGAGTGTGTCGGATATCCATATATGTAAAACAAAATCTTTCAATACTTTATTGAATTATTCTTCAAATATATTATTTTTTTGTTTTGAAAAGGTTTTTTTTATTGATAAATCAGTAATTATTAATGAAAAATTTTTATTTCATTAAATAAGTAAAGCAGGAATTAGCTAAATAATTCTACAGCTTCATCAAATCGATTAAAAATCGATTTAACCTTTGCTTACTTAAAATAATGTGTAACTAAAATTGAAACCTTTGCGTTTTAAAACTAATAATAACATTAGAAATTAAAAATGCTACCTCATAATCATTCTTTTGATTATAAGATAGCATTGTATGTATGGCTGCCATAAAAACAGCATATTTTTATTCTTAGCTGATCAGCCTCATGATTTCCAAAGCAACTTTCAATGCTTCAGTTCCGTCTTCAAGAGAAACCTCTACATTTTTACCGCCTGTAATGGCATCCGCAAAAGAATTCAATTCATCCAGAATAGCATTGTTGGACTGAATATTTGGGTATTCAAACAGAATCTGATTCTTTTCTCCATCCGCATTTTCAATGATCATATCAAATGGAGTAGGGTTTTCAGGAGCATCCTTCATTCTGATCACTTCAGCCTTTTTCTCAAGGAAATCTACAGAGATATAAGCATCTTTCTGGAAGAATCTGCTTTTTCTCATGGCTTTCATAGAAATTCTGGAAGTGGTAAGGTTGGCCACACATCCGTTTTCAAACTCTATTCTTGCATTGGCAATATCCGGAGTCTTGCTTACCACACAAACACCGCTTGCATGGATATTTTTAACCTTAGATTTAGCCATGCTCAACAGAATATCCAGATCATGGATCATAAGGTCAAGTACTACAGAAACATCTGTCCCGCGGGGATTAAATTCTGCCAGTCTGTGTATTTCAATGAACATAGGATTGCTGATATATTCCTTAGTGGCAATAAAAGCCGGATTGTATCTTTCAACGTGTCCTACCTGTGCTTTGATCCCTTTTTCCTGGCATAAACGTAAAATTTCTTCTGCCTGCTCAAGAGTCTGTGTTACCGGTTTTTCAATAAAGAAATGAAGACCTTTTTCGATAGCTTTTAGAGCATAATCATAATGATAAACTGTAGGAGTGACAATATCAAGCATGTCAATCTGCTCAAGCAACTCATCAAAATTTTCAAAATATTTATATCCGAATTCGGCCTCTAATTTCTTTCCGTTTTCAACATCTTTATCATGGAAACCTACAAATTCATATCTATCTGATTGATTAAGAAGTTTTAAATGTATTTTTCCCAAGTGTCCGGCACCTACCAAACCTGCTTTTAACATAGCTGTATTAAATTTTTGTAAAGATAGTGAATGTACATTTATAAAATACATGACTTTTCACTTGAAGATATGTAAGTTTGAACACATTCAGAAATTAAAGAAATTACAGTAAATTCACGGTCTGAAAAATAACTATGAAAAGGATAATTTCGATATTACTCATCTTAGGATTATGTACTGCCGGATGTATAGGAGACAGTCCATATGACCCGCAGGCTAAATGTGGAACACCGGAAAATTTGATATTTGAAAAAGGAAGTAACCAGCTTTCCTGGAACCTTATTAGCCAGGGCGAAGGATATTATGAAATACAGTACGGAGAGCCTGGTTTTTCTTTAGGAAAAGGAACCACAATTGTAACCAGTAAGAATTCCTATAATCTTCCATTGTATAAGGATAATAAATATGACCTTTACGTAAGAAAAAATTGCGGAACAGCCAATGGACGGAGCAACTGGGCGGGACCTGTTACCGTTTTAGCCGGTAA of the Chryseobacterium viscerum genome contains:
- a CDS encoding cellulase family glycosylhydrolase produces the protein MKRAILLSAVLLSQFGTSQLLKTSGQKIVNDKGENIQLRGLGPGGWMLQEGYMLKTADFAGPQYKIKEKIAELIGEDGMNEFYKAYLKNGITRQDIDFLAKSGFNSIRLPMHYNLYTLPIEKESVKGKDTWLEEGFKMTDDLLQWCTDNKIYLILDLHAAPGGQGNDVNISDNDKSKPSLWANEENQRKTIALWKKLAERYKDSPWIGGYDLINEPNINFTGKNPNGTDEMSNAPLWKLQKDITAAIREVDKKHIIFIEGNGWGNNYNGLPAIWDNNMAFSFHKYWNYNDDQTLKFALDLREKYNIPIWLGETGENSNVWFTELIQLLDQHSIGYAFWPMKKIDNIAGITNVKITPEYEKLLDYWKNGGQKPSKEYAKKALMQIADHYKLSNTEIKKDVIDAMFRQTKDASTKPFKNHQVPGRIFASEYDLGRMGSAYLDKDFINLWVSDPAKRSEWNSGQQMRNDGVDIYKCNDKITNQYYVGKTESGEWLQYTVQSKGDKNYTFDIRYAAANDSKIRIETASGKVLAAVSLASSGGNENWKTVSVKNISLQKGENSIRIFFENDGVNLNYFEVK
- a CDS encoding Gfo/Idh/MocA family protein is translated as MLKAGLVGAGHLGKIHLKLLNQSDRYEFVGFHDKDVENGKKLEAEFGYKYFENFDELLEQIDMLDIVTPTVYHYDYALKAIEKGLHFFIEKPVTQTLEQAEEILRLCQEKGIKAQVGHVERYNPAFIATKEYISNPMFIEIHRLAEFNPRGTDVSVVLDLMIHDLDILLSMAKSKVKNIHASGVCVVSKTPDIANARIEFENGCVANLTTSRISMKAMRKSRFFQKDAYISVDFLEKKAEVIRMKDAPENPTPFDMIIENADGEKNQILFEYPNIQSNNAILDELNSFADAITGGKNVEVSLEDGTEALKVALEIMRLIS
- the bla-A gene encoding CGA/CIA family class A beta-lactamase — protein: MKKTAFLFLLISAFTFAQTSLLEQKIHSILKNKKARVGVSVLGFENGFTYHKNADKKLPMQSVFKFHIAAAVLNAVDHGKLSLDQKIKLDKSNLLENTWSPLRDKYPGGNVEVPLSEVIEYTVAKSDNNGCDILLTLLGGTQPVQKFMDSKGVKGFQIKYNEEAMHKDWKVQYENYSTTKSAVDVLKKFYDGKLLSKKSTDYLMQVMLSTSTGLNKMVEQLPKNTPVARKTGASGKNSAGLTGAENETGIVTLPNGKHYALAVFVSNSTETDAVNCRMISDISKEVWEYFNK